TGCTCAAATGGTATTTTAGCTgataaaaagatgtatttaacaGGCCATGTCCCTGGAACAGTCTCAGCCATGAGCCTGCAGTGGGTGCCCCAGCACATTTGTATACAGAGGTATTTGGCAAACACAACATAGTACTTAACAGTTTTAATGCTGGTTTTAGTGTGGTTAACTCACTACCTGCCTGCCATGCCCTCattttggggaggaagggagagaataTCTGTACACAAAgcacctggagcagagctgtgcatGGCCTTAATACCTTGCCAGGAGGCCACAGGGCTGGTTCTAATGTGCGTGGTAATTTGCATGTCtaatcaaaatgaaatgcaaacaaaCCTTCCTGCTGGCTTGAACTTGCCTCTTTCTTGCTACCTTTTTCGTTTTGGCAATAGCACCTTTTTTCAGCTGCAAGGGTGATGACAGGGTTGCAGAAAAGggcagctgtgctgcctgcttaTGGGCCGTGCGTTGATCACATCTAGTTTGGAGCTGGCCAGGATGCAATGGAGGAGACAGGGAGGGCGCAGCAAAGCGCGTGCTGCGTGTCTCCCTTTGCTGTGGCCTGCCAAGAGACACTTGGCTCTCCATCCTTGTGATGGGATTGTGCTGGTGTGCATCGTTGCTGACACGCAAACTTAAACTAGTCTTATTTACAAAACGTTGCTGTTAATCATGTTTCTAGCTACTGTTATGAAAGTAATGTCTGAACAGGCAGTGCGGCCCTCTCGTGGAAGCTGGGCAGATCCAGAGCTCCTGGATTTGAGCTTGGGCCCTGCCAACGATGGGTTATGACAGTCAACAGGTTGCACGTCTTACTTTCTGATCTTTGCTGAATGAATGCGCACACGTACCAATGACACCAAGCACTCATGCAGTCCTGCTGGAGGATCCAGAACTTTGCAGATGTGTTCTCTTGGCCTCCTTGAAACTGGAAGCGAGCATGCTTCCTTGGGGgggtgggaaactgaggcacgcagcTTCCCTTTTGCTGTTGGGTCTTACCATGAGTAAGAGCCTGGGTTCTCTGACTAAGCACTGTGCTCCAGCTAGTAAGAAATATGGCCTTATAGACAGCAtagtggggtttggttttttttctacagtgcTTATGCAAAAGCAATGTTGACATGCTGAGTATTTCATTTGGTTGTGTAGCAGCTCCCTCGACTTCGACTGGAATATCTAATCAATGATTTCAAGCAGGCACTTAAGGACTGCAATAAAATCTCTGCTTCTAGAGAAGCAATCTCTTGGTAATAAGTGTGAATACAGCTCTCTGCAgtggagtggaggagtgagtaGGAGGGCAGATTGGGCAGTCAATCCACCAGCACTTGCTGGCCCACTCTACTGAAGTGGTGTTTCTGTTGCTGCTTGGTTTTCGATGGCTGACCTGAAGCAGCAAATCTGCCTGCGCTGAGGCTGGGCAGCTGCATGGCCTTGACagggaggagctgctgctgttgtgagAGTGGAAACTCACTGGGCATGTTAGAAGCAATAGTACTCtggtttctgaaaaataaatggacTTTTCCAGGCTCTATGTGCTAGTTCCCTTCTTGTGGTCTTTGCAGTGCATGTGGGCTTGTTAATTGTGATAGCTATTGCTGAATCTTGGCTTTGGAAgcctaatttcttttcttttccccctcgtCTAGCTAGTGTACCCTGTGCTGCCGCTGTTGAGAAGACCTGCCGTCCCCGGCAGCCCCACGTGCGGCGCACCTCTTCGCTAGACACCATTGTGGGCTCGTACCTGTTGGGACAGTGGCCAAGGGATGCTGAAGGAACTTCCACTTCGTGCATGAATGACAAAGCTACCCAGGTATAAGCACCTGCAGACTGCCCTTGAAGTCTCTGGGCCAGGAGAGGGTTGCAGAACTGAAACGAACTGTGTAAACGGGGGGTGAATAGGGAAGGCATTAAATTTCCATCCGTCCAGCTGCAACTTTCTaggaaggcttttttcccctttttgcttCTCGGCTTCAATTGATTCCACTTTGGTGCAGAGTTAGAATTTCCTTGGCCTTGTTTGGAGGCAGATGGCCTCTGGCTTTCTTCTCCAGTACTGGCtcaatgctactttttttttctggcttgcagTTCTGGGCCAAGTCCTTATATAACATTCGCAGGCTGTGTGCCACACGCTGCAAGAAGTCAGGGGTGCTCCCGCAGAAGGGATCATGAGCACGAACGGCACAGCTCTACTGTAGAATGGAAAAGCTCCAGACCTCGAGGAACTCTTAGCAACCTGTAAATATTACTCTATGGCAGCAAATAGTGCTTGCCTATCTGCAGAGGTGAAAGAATTTAGAAGGATAAGAGCATCCGTTGGCTTAAGTCGTTTATTTAGCACATTCAATCTCTGTTAACTTGCTGTTTGATCTTTGCTATTCAACAATTTATTACTAGGCTGTTTGCAGGAAATTCTCAATTGGAGTCCAACTTCCATTGTCCTTTTCCAAAGTATTCTTGCctgcttttgtttcagttctAGTGCCCAAGTGCACTGCTGAGGGCAGAGGGCAtgctggaaaggaagggaaaaaatttGTCTAACTTTATTTCTGAGTCAGGGAAGCacactcttcctttctgtcttcatcAGCAATGGTGGGAACACTTAACCCCAGTGTTCTGGGGCTAATTAGTTTTTCTGCATGTGGCCCTTTTGGGGAAAGAATTGGAGAAGAGGGGCACCTCCTTCTTCCCAGAATGGAAGATACCACTCTGTTAATTCAGTCTCTGCTGAGCATGGAGCTGGTCACTCCTCTCTGCAGTGAATAGGCCAGGTGTGCCGCAGTCTTTCATCAGTTATCTACAAGTGTCTTGCGAATGCTAATTTTACCTTGCAACATGCCTGTGAAAGAAGCAGTGATCTCCACTGTTTCACATACAAACCTCTGTGTGGCAAATGACTTGTCTGTTGAAAGCTGGGAATAAAGTCCTTGGTTCTAGACTTCCCTGTCTATTAACAAAATGTTCTTCATTGTAACCTCCAGGACTTTGCCACTCCTTCCATGTTTTCAGGCTCAATAGTTATCAAACTTGGGACTTTCTCTGCTAGCCAGTACATGTTTACTTCCTTCCTTATTCAGCTACTGATCAGCTGTTTTTGCAGAGCTCTGTAGATTTGCTATCATAAGGTGGTTAAGTGAGAGATACAACTGCAGGTGCTCAGTGTGGGGGTGAGGATGGCAGCAGTATACATGATTGGAGCTTGTGGCTTTATCTTGAtgtgcaaagcatttttttctctcctttttctgagGAAGCGGTTTTGCCACAGTTAGTACAAAAGGTTCTGTAATTTCCTTCTGCCTTGACAGTCCGCCTGTGAGAGGTAGGACGCGTATGTGCTCTTCATTTTCAGGCCTTCCTATTGCACACagtgtcttttcttcctttttaggcCCTAGTTTTTTGTTAGCACTGGTGCAGTGCTCGGTGCTCTGAGTGTCACAGCAATAGGCTGCAATAAGTGACTTCTCAAACAGGGCTCAGAAGGCTTCCAGAGAGTTGTGGAGAGTTTCTGTCACGTCCTGCAAAGTGGGACTGTTGTTAGCAGCTGGAGTTCAGCTTCCCACGGACTTGCTTCTTGCAGTGATGTGGGATAGGGCTGTGGTCTTGTCTTTTAGACCTTTGCCTCTTCTCCTTAGTGTTCTTATGTGTGATCTACTGGGATATAAAATGACACAATGTTTTGGGAAAACGGCCAAATAATGATGTTTGAGTTGTTTAGGAGAGAATATTTGAGGTAGGAAATGAGATCAGATGTGCCATGTGCTGAAACTGCAAGGTTGGTCTTTGCCGTAGGATTTCCTATCGCACTGCTCTGTTCCTCAGCTCTGTCTGGCATGGTTCAGGGGTGGCACAGGGATGGCTGTGACCAACTGCTCTTGAGTTTAGCAGGACTTCAGAGCAATGGTTCACTCTGAATGGATTTCTTCTCTCAAACCAAACTGAACACTAAGTTGAAAAGAACTGTGCCAGGATGTCTGCTGCTTACAGGCGTTGCAAAACAGAGACCTAGACAACAAATGGTTTTAGCTGTAGGGAACGCGGTGTGCTCTGCTTACAGTGGTGTGTGTAAGAAGAGGTTTCATTCAGAACCTGTTAAGTCAGGAGAGGCTTGGATTTCTGCCTAGAAATCACCTGTATCCCTTTACAGAAGGGAAACCTGGTACCTCTCTAGGTAACTTGCCTTGTTCCTTTGgtttaaatagattttaaaacctgttttgagAGAAGAGGCTTCTGTCATCCCTGTGACTCAACAGAGTTGTTTAGAACAGCTGCTGTTCTTGCAGTAGCCTCTGGGGAGATCAGTTAAGCTGCTTGGAGAGTAACTGTTCTCAGGCCCTTGCACCTTCTGGCAGCCTGTTGCTGAGGATGGAGTAGAGGAGTATCATCCAAAGCCTCCCACAGAAATGGCAGGCAGCAGTGACACAGGGTGAGTGTTTTGAGAGGCACTGAAATGTgatgttggggaaaaaatgatGGCTGGTCTCGAAAATGGTGTGCCTTGGGAGTGTTAAGATCCTGGAGTGTCTGCTGAGATGGCTGAGTTCAGTGGAAGGAAGTTCACACCCTTTGCTGATCAGATTAACAGCCCTTTCTGATTTCCATTGATATTCAGAATGTAGCTGTTGCTTGGAAAACAGCTGTGTAACGTGGTGCTGAGGCTGTTTTTCTGCATGAAGAGAGTTAGCTGAGAACTGCCAGCCCTGCAGATGGAGGGATGTGAGCTGGAGAGGCAGCTGGGTTCTTCcagtgctccagcagcagcagcagtcagtcTGCAGGCCAAACTCTGGTTTTGGTTACGCCTTTGAACTCCGATACGGGAGCCTGAGGTCTCAGAAGCAAGTTGTGTGTTCTCACAGTTGGGTGAGGCTTTTCCTCTCGGTAATGCTGCTTCGTACAATGAGTGCCTGAAACCCTACGTCACCGTTCATCAGACGGGAGCCTGTGCAAGCAGTACAGGGGCGGTTGTGGTTGTTTCTCTGCAGTAACAGCTTGGTGCCCTTTATCTCGTCAGGTACTTATGGTGATTAAGCCACTGACTTCTGGGAAGTCACTTGCCATGTAGGTCTCTGAGGTCCAGTTTCCAGATAGGCACAAATCTGGCCGAAATGACTTTGTTTAGGCAAACAGTGGCTATCTCTTGATGCACGTTACAGAGTATTGTATTAATGGGGGTAGAGTGGAATAGGACTGTGAACAGGCAGTAGTTCATCACCTGTTCTTAGGACTCTACTGCTTTAGAGACTGGTGGTAAATGTTGTGATTATCCTCAGCCGTGTTTCTCGTCACTTCAGACTCCAGTGTCCTGGCATGACGCAGAAGTGGGGAAAGCCAGCTCCAGTGCTCACAAGCGTTCTGCTTCTTGGGGTAGCACAGATCACCGCAGAGAGGTAAAATAGACCACTCCCAATGCTTGAGCAAGATCTGTGTTAGTTGCTAATGTACAGGAGGCTCCTGCTTGCatgggaggggagtgggaggacAGGATACTACTGAAGATGAGACTTTAGCCCTTGTTCTCATCTCTAATGCTTTGTGATTCAACTAAAGACTGATTTTGTTGGCTTCCTCTAGCAGGTAGCTATTGTAAAGTAGCTCCACTGAAACCCAGCGTGTTGCTCGTCGGTGTCAAGGTGTATGTGGGTTCTGGCAGGGCCTGGTTCCTAACGCTCTGTAGGTGGAGGATAACCCAGATCTACTAGAGGAAAGGCACTGGCCACATCGCAGTGGGGGAGTTTGTGATGAGGCCTTGCGAGTACTTCTGGTCCACCCTTTGAGAGGTGGCCGGAGCTGCTGCTTGTGTGATTGAAACCGTTGCTATTTTGGCACTTCCTTGTGGGTTGGAAAAGCGGGGGAGGAGAGAGACAAGGCACGATCCTTTTTGGTGGAGGTGTGTTGGCTTGTCTGGTTCTGTAGCTGAAACTTTGTTTGCTAGATTGCCAAACTGAAGCAACAGCTCCAGCGAACAAAGCTAAATGGCAGAAGTggcaaagaaaaggagaagagctCCCCGCTCCAGGGGGACCATGCTGTCCTTGGATCACTCAGGGTACGTTCATGTCTCCCCCTGCTCTGCTGTCACCGTGTATCCTAGTGAGGTGGAGAGCATAGTCCTTTGGGCAGGTGTCCAAGTTGTTCTCAGACTTCTGCTCTGATGCCTGAGAAgagagaatcttttttttttctcttcttctcccacCTCTTCCACATGTCCCTCTGCTTTGATCTGCAGTTAGTGAGTCTGCATGACTCTGCTGTCAAGTCTTCTCCTGTCAGCCTCGCGGAAGGCTTTGGGTGAGCCCTGGAGAGCTGTGGGAACAGGGTGTAACTGCTGAGTTTGTGCAGATAGAACTCTAATTTCACCTATTCTGGATTGTTACAGGACTCTCCTTCAGGcttcctttctccatctcccaTTTTGAGGCTCAGCCCCTGCTTGCATAGGAGCCTGGAGGGGCTAAACCAGGAACTGGAGGAAGCGTTTGTGAAGGAACAGGGAGATGAAGAGCTTTTGCGGGTAAGCGAAGGTCACAGGATTGCCCTGAAACTTCTGAGTGGTCTTGGAAATCCTTTCCTCTAAAGGCACTGCCTGTATCTGTTTCTTGGCCATGGGAATGGTCTCCGTGTTTAGTTTTAGCTTGTTCTAGGCATGTTACTGTCTAAATTGGGTCAAGTGGCTCCTAGCTTCCCTCCTTAAAACTTGCTGGTGCTATGAGAAATCAGCCAGTAGTAATCTCAGGATAGATGACATCTCACTGACAGCTTTAAGACACTTAGACTGGCATCCAGAGACTACTTTGTACTGTGCAGTTGTAGGAGGAGTGATCCCAGGCAGTTTATGAACTGAAGTGCATTACAGGGTGCAGAACCCGATGTTCTCCCGCTTGCAGAAGGCTGCCTCGCTGCCTCAGTCCCTGAAGTGGAGGCTCTGCCTCTATCTGGATCCAGCACCCCAAGTAGCTGCTCTCTGTAGGTGCAACTGCTGTTAAACCTCTTCACCGGTGACAGGGTTTTCTTGCTCCTCTAAGACTTTGCTTTCTCCCTAGATACTGGATGTCCCAGATGGTCACAGGgctccagctcctgcccagagaggctctggAGATGTATCCCTGACTCTGGAGCCCAGCAgcggcagctgcagcagcctctctctttctccttccccttccgtGCCTCTCCACCTTTCCCCACACACCCCGGTGAGGCTGGCAGCAGAAGAGCCCTCCTCTGTGGCAGACGAGGTGCAGCCAGATCCAAAGGAGAAAGGTAAACACTGAAAGCGGAGGGGTTGGTAGGTCAGGGGAGACAAAGGGGGCCAGCGCTTTGAAAACCTCGGTGCAATGGCTCCTCCCTGTCTGTGTGCTGGGTTGGAAGCTGCAGCTGAGATAGGAGAGGGTCTCGGCCAATTTGGCTAAATTGGAGTGGACTTTTAAAGCTCCAGTAATTACCCTTTGAGGTGGGTGGTTTTCAGTACTAGGTGGAGGATGTGAGCTGGGAGCTACACCGATAAAATGCTGCAGCTTTGGGGTATTGTAGCCTGCAGCCCCAGGATCTAGAAGAGCATGTCTGGTGTTTAGAGTGCTGTTGGATTCTTGTAAAAATTTCTCAAAAAGTATCTTTTCCCTGCTAGAGGAGGGCAGCCCTTCACCAGTCCTGGCCTTTGCTTCTTCTCCTCGACCCAACCACAGCTATATGTTTAAACGGGAACCTCCTGAGGGATGTGAGAAGGTCCGGGCCTTTGAAGAAGCTTCGTAAGTATGAGGAGTTGTTGGCAGAAGAGAACTCGTGTGAGGTTGGCCTTACAGGAGaatgctggggtgggggcaggagaGACTTCTGTTGCTGCAATTGCCACCCCTGCCCTGTTCTAAAAGTAGGGAGCAGCCTCTAGGAAAAACTCCCAACAAAAACGTGACTGTTCAGGCCCTGGTGAGAAGAGTTGAAAGCTGAATTGCTAACCCTCGGACATTCTCAGAAGGATCTTGTGAGGCCTTGCCCTTCCCAGGCAGTAGGTTTTTTTCAGCCAACAGAGCCTCTGGAGGAGAAGGGGTGGTTCTCCTATAAATAAGTGTGCTTTCAAAACGAAACAGGCTCTTCATGCTGCTCTGTACCTGAAGAGCTGTCCAGCTCACAGAGGCAGTTTGGCTTTTAGGCAGGCTCTTTGAAGAGTGCACAACTCCAGGTGGTTTCCCGGTGGCTGCTCGGTGCCCTTGTGAGTGTCCGTTCCTAATCACGTCcactctgtctctctccttcagctctcccagccctgaTCAGCCTTTTCAGCCTTCCTGCCCAGATAAGAACAAAGTGCACTTCAACCCCACCGGTTCTGCCTTCTGCCCCGTCAGCCTGGTGAAGCCTCTCTTCCCAAACATGGGCCTCCTCTTCAGGGGCTTTCCAGCTTCTTCCAGCCCTGGCACGGGCACATTTACATCCTGCCAGCCCACAGCCCCCAGTCCCTTCCTCGGGGTGCGGAAGGACGCTGCAGTAGATAGCTTCAGCGAGGTGTCCAAGTCTCCTTCACTGAATTACGAACACTGGAAGCGCGGCCAGCCAGAGGAGAACGTCGTCTTCCACAGCTCTCTCGTGGTGTGAAGCCTTTGGGAAAGCTTAGCCAGCAACAGCAGCTCTGGCTCCTCAGTGCGTCTCTGCCAGCCTGTGGAGATGTGTGCCTTGAAGGTGGGATGTGACGGCTAAGAGGCGGCCCTGGGATTGAGAACGACAGCAGGCTTCCTCCCGAGGATGATAGAAACTGTGAAGTTCAGTGTGCCACGGGACTCCGCACTGCTGGAGAGGCTTGTTTCTCTGAGCCTCCCCTGTTCAAAGCACTTTCCTGTGTTCTAATTGTCTTTTGTTTCCTGTGTGATTGTTTTGCTGGTGAAGAGCagctgggcagtgctgcagggaGCCGAGGCAAACTCAGGCTCCGTGGCTCTATGAGCGAGGTTGAGCTGGGAGAATTCAGGTTAGGGATTCCTCGGCATCCCCTCAGCCCAGCGGCTGTCTGGGACTGCTGAACCCTGGgaagtgggatggggggagaaggggTCTGTAGGACAGCTGCCCTGGGATGTATTGGAGCAGAAAATGTTGTGTACCTGCACTGTGAAGACAGCTCATCTCCCTCAGAGCGGGCTGGAGAGCAGTGGATCCCTGATTGTGCCTCCCCTGGACACCTCTATCCCCGCCTCGGAACACGGCTGGAGCTTTAAGGATGCTGTGCAAATGGGGAGAGCGCAGGTGACTGAGGGCAGGCTTCCACGGATCTGCGCTCTGGAAAGTTCGTGAGACTGAGGGCAAAGGAGGCACCTGAGACGTGAGCTGCCTGTCTAGTTTCCCTGCGTGTGGGCAGAAGTCTCTCAGGTGCCTTGGCTGTGCCGCAGGAAGCGTGGACGGAAGTGAAAACTGGCATTGCACAAAGGTccctgctgggggggtggggggtgggttgtTGCTGCTGTAGAGAAACTACCTGCTGCTTTCCAGCCGTGagcctgggcggcctggctggggctggctccctGAGGTGGATTTtggacaccaccaccccccctgcCTCACTGAGGGGCCAGAATTTGTGCAGGGAGCTGTGGCTGGGCAGGAGTCTGAAGCACGGCCGCCTCCAGCAGCGCTGTCCTGACGTGATGCCTTAGAAAGTGAAGCGATAACACGGGAACGTTGATTGTAAAGCCTCCTGACAACAAAAGTATTTGATTTTGTGTTCTGTTGCAAAGGCTGGGGGTTGTACTGAAGAAGCCTATTTTCTTGTACCTGATGTAGAAACTCTATTTTCTTCCAAAGACACTATTTTTGCAGCTGTTTGAAGTTTGTATTTTATGTACCTAGCGCGAAGCTTAAAGGAGGAATGTTAGCTTGGGAGTTCTTGTCTTGCGTTTAGAGGGTTTGTTTGCAGATGCTGGTGTTGCcagttaaaaggaaataaaataaatatttcggTCATCCGCAGTACTTTGGGATTTAATGGATATCGAGTTTAAACTGGGGGGAGAGTTCAGCGAGAGCGATGCTGGAGCCCCGACCGGTGGGCGGGGCGAGGCGCGGAGGGGAGGAGCTACCCAGGCCACGCCCACCCGCGGGGCGCGACCTTGCCGGAGGGTGGGGCTCGCGCGCGCGTTcttcccgccccgcccctcgccgaGTCTCTCAGGCGACGGCGGGAACGCCAACCAGGTCCCGCCCGTTAGCTCCGCCCCCGCTGGTGCAGCCAATCCTCGCGCTCCACATCGGTTTGCGTCATCGCAAGGGCCGCGTTCAGCGAAGGTCCCCAGGCCGGGGGTGCCCCGGGCGCCGCCTGCCCCGGAGGGGGGCACCCCGCGGCCGTGACCGCGGCCCAGCCGCGGCGGGGGAGACCCCGGGGGGGGTGTCTCGGTGCTCCCCCC
This genomic window from Accipiter gentilis chromosome 5, bAccGen1.1, whole genome shotgun sequence contains:
- the FAM117A gene encoding protein FAM117A isoform X1, whose translation is MAGAAGASCCCRGGAGGLQPLRATVPFQLQRRGDGGRAASVPCAAAVEKTCRPRQPHVRRTSSLDTIVGSYLLGQWPRDAEGTSTSCMNDKATQTPVSWHDAEVGKASSSAHKRSASWGSTDHRREIAKLKQQLQRTKLNGRSGKEKEKSSPLQGDHAVLGSLRDSPSGFLSPSPILRLSPCLHRSLEGLNQELEEAFVKEQGDEELLRILDVPDGHRAPAPAQRGSGDVSLTLEPSSGSCSSLSLSPSPSVPLHLSPHTPVRLAAEEPSSVADEVQPDPKEKEEGSPSPVLAFASSPRPNHSYMFKREPPEGCEKVRAFEEASSPSPDQPFQPSCPDKNKVHFNPTGSAFCPVSLVKPLFPNMGLLFRGFPASSSPGTGTFTSCQPTAPSPFLGVRKDAAVDSFSEVSKSPSLNYEHWKRGQPEENVVFHSSLVV
- the FAM117A gene encoding protein FAM117A isoform X2, translating into MAGAAGASCCCRGGAGGLQPLRATVPFQLQRRGDGGRAASVPCAAAVEKTCRPRQPHVRRTSSLDTIVGSYLLGQWPRDAEGTSTSCMNDKATQIAKLKQQLQRTKLNGRSGKEKEKSSPLQGDHAVLGSLRDSPSGFLSPSPILRLSPCLHRSLEGLNQELEEAFVKEQGDEELLRILDVPDGHRAPAPAQRGSGDVSLTLEPSSGSCSSLSLSPSPSVPLHLSPHTPVRLAAEEPSSVADEVQPDPKEKEEGSPSPVLAFASSPRPNHSYMFKREPPEGCEKVRAFEEASSPSPDQPFQPSCPDKNKVHFNPTGSAFCPVSLVKPLFPNMGLLFRGFPASSSPGTGTFTSCQPTAPSPFLGVRKDAAVDSFSEVSKSPSLNYEHWKRGQPEENVVFHSSLVV
- the FAM117A gene encoding protein FAM117A isoform X3, with the translated sequence MAGAAGASCCCRGGAGGLQPLRATVPFQLQRRGDGGRAASVPCAAAVEKTCRPRQPHVRRTSSLDTIVGSYLLGQWPRDAEGTSTSCMNDKATQDSPSGFLSPSPILRLSPCLHRSLEGLNQELEEAFVKEQGDEELLRILDVPDGHRAPAPAQRGSGDVSLTLEPSSGSCSSLSLSPSPSVPLHLSPHTPVRLAAEEPSSVADEVQPDPKEKEEGSPSPVLAFASSPRPNHSYMFKREPPEGCEKVRAFEEASSPSPDQPFQPSCPDKNKVHFNPTGSAFCPVSLVKPLFPNMGLLFRGFPASSSPGTGTFTSCQPTAPSPFLGVRKDAAVDSFSEVSKSPSLNYEHWKRGQPEENVVFHSSLVV
- the FAM117A gene encoding protein FAM117A isoform X4, producing MNDKATQTPVSWHDAEVGKASSSAHKRSASWGSTDHRREIAKLKQQLQRTKLNGRSGKEKEKSSPLQGDHAVLGSLRDSPSGFLSPSPILRLSPCLHRSLEGLNQELEEAFVKEQGDEELLRILDVPDGHRAPAPAQRGSGDVSLTLEPSSGSCSSLSLSPSPSVPLHLSPHTPVRLAAEEPSSVADEVQPDPKEKEEGSPSPVLAFASSPRPNHSYMFKREPPEGCEKVRAFEEASSPSPDQPFQPSCPDKNKVHFNPTGSAFCPVSLVKPLFPNMGLLFRGFPASSSPGTGTFTSCQPTAPSPFLGVRKDAAVDSFSEVSKSPSLNYEHWKRGQPEENVVFHSSLVV